From Epinephelus fuscoguttatus linkage group LG17, E.fuscoguttatus.final_Chr_v1:
TCTTTTGATGTATGAGAGCGGGTTGTTGACTACGTCAAattgtgtccattcctcgatttccctgtaaattatttatattcttttagtccgtaagggtcatcaaatcaaaacaatcaaaagggtttctttttaataaaaaataatccaagttgtgagtattgttttaacaggatcaagtggtgttgtgtcggtatgcccAGTGCTGTAATCCTCGTGTGCTGtgactcactctctctctgatgtgctctcagtcagagctagatcaaatgaatgattcataattgatatgttatctgaagcctaatttttaaacaagtaatattcatactggttttaataaacaatttgaatgtattttcctatctttgctttgcttttgtgtgaaataaattaaaggcctgtcccatagagacgcctgtcccaaatataggcctgttgattttaGGTTTAagtaaagcaaaaacaaaatgagtaTGAAAAATAGgaaatattttgacaaaatcagacctgaaaaaaaaaacctgcaaaaaaagaaactaaaaaaaagaaacactttgaAAATATACTGTTTTCTGTGAAAAGCTACAAACTGCAAATATCTTACAGCAGTTTTTCCAAATCTACAAGAGTATTGTTTGATAGTTTTTGACAATTTTTTTGGTGAAGAATCTCTCTGATAAAAGTGAAGCCTGACTGCTGTATGTGacagaagtgtgtttgtgtgatgttGGTTTACTTACAGAAGATGACTCCAAAACATATAACACCTACAACTGCCATGATGATCATCAtctggaagaaaaagaaatgttgatGAATAAACTGAGTGTGTTAAATAATCTTTAAATCTCTTTTATTTCTGAtatcagagggaaaaaaacatgtggttgACTAATTTAGACTCCATGTgttgcttattttattttagaagaTGTGATAGTGTTTTTTATCACCAAAGAAAGAGAGTCTTATTCTTTGTTAGTTATGGAGGATTTTCTGGGTACAATATACAAAgttacacaacacaaacacagtcaggtggtgtgtgtgtgtgtgtgtgtgtgtgtgtgtgtgtgtgtgtgtgtgtgtgtgtgggttggtgtgtgtgtgtgtgtgtgtgtgtgtggacctaAATACTCCATAAATAAATCCACATGATGACATGAGAGTCAGAGCTgctgacagagaggcaggaAATCACATCACCTCTGATGGGGGGAGGGCGAGAGAGATTAATAAGAACAagaggatagagagagagagagagagattggaTGAGCTTGATGGGTCTGCGGGTTGGTAGATTTGCATGAGAGAAATAAGAGAAACCAGATGTTGATTGTGAGCTTGTTTGAGTGTGAAAATGAAGCAATGAGGAATTTAAGGAAAAAGCTGGAACTATCACCTCACAGTTGTATGCGTATGCCAACCAATCAGGTTGCAGtttcatccatgtctgtccagacacACTGTCAAGACTCTGAAGGACTTTAATAAAAGGTATTATGTGTataaacatggatgcttcacacacatcttcagcaTAGGAGCATAGGAGAACTATACaaacagcacagtttcaaggtggacacccaagattagtgtcaccaattcagaaTCTGACCCagtgtctccccttctgcttctgagatatgacactgaataatgacCAGGAAAGTGTTtcgcagaacattatgatgtcacagtgaagttgacctttgatttttttgatctAAAAAGTCAGCATTTTACACTATTTGTGTGAATTTTTGTTGTAATTAGCatgtgaattcttgagttatgggcaaattcatgttttgtgaggtcacagtgaccttgacctgtgAACACCAGATTTTaaccagttcatccttgagtccaaacaaatcttaaaaaaatCCCTCATGGCCTTCCTGAGATactgcgttcacaagaatgagcaGACGGAGGGACAGATGAAACCTCACACACCTTACTCTATTCAACAACAAGCACACCACGAATGGTGTCATCACATTAcaaacttaacataaagttatgtttGTAACATAAAGATACGTAGATAAGATTTAggaaagttttttatttttatttaacctttattttaccagGAAATAGTCCCATTGAGATTCAGAATCTCTTTTCCAAGggagtcctggccaagacagcagcataatAGTTCCACtaagtttaagtttttttaagcaaaagtatttttttgctacccatccaccaccccaacctgcctcctttcAAGCGCTCGGGTCTGCCtctcacatgatcgcagcctttcaaaatacttGGGATATttacaaatttgggtgcattgcttTCATCTAAACAATGTTTGAGCACAGTCTGGATGGCGACAtcccttaaaataactcaattcacttggtttcacacaggacataaacactggtctcctgggggacagtcctgtgtttgtttgatccatccacctccACATGCTGCCACTTGATGCAGactttcactctttatactacttccttttTAACTCCCGTCAGTGCATTgatcacatgattgcagccttcttAATTAAATGGGTTAAacacaaattttggtgcattactattCTTAGGTATACATACGTATTGTGCATGACAACAGTGTGATGGACGGATGGACTGAAACAACACTAAAAGATAATGCATCTGGCCACAGCTGGCGCTGGTGCAGAGGCATGAAAAGTTTAATTTCCTAAAAAAGctggtcactgtagtttttaacaAATGGgaggaaatagtgcatttgttggggactattttcagcagcagaatAATCCACATTTAGtgagtatttgtggcagcaggataGTGTATGTTGGACTGAGTCAAAATGAActacagtgtttgtgtttattgtgatgaaggaacatgtcacccagtgacACAGAGTGGCTTTTAACACTGATgtagctctatggcacagaggtaGAGAGAGATATCAGGCttcaatacacacacagtgattgtTTCATTGTTGGTCTCTTACTGTGATTTATTTGCATTAAGAAAAATATCACCAGCCTAATATGTGACATATTAGGCTGGTGATATGTCACATATTAGGCTGGTGATATGTGACATGTGACATAACTCTTCACAAAGTCATTAGAAGCCACAGCGTtctcaaaaacaacaaagaacaggACCTTGGTGTTGTTAGGGTTAAAATTAGAGACTAAGGGTGTATTATGTCAATGAGGGTcctcacaagtgtgtgtgtgtgtgtactggggGTGGGTGGAGTTacatcacaaatcacagctGGCTTTTTAATCCCAGACTGTCACTGTAATCCAGATTGGGATTTCTCTCTGTGACTTCCTGGTCGGTGTCAGTCAAACTCTCCTCTCATGTAATCCTCCTCTGACTGTCTGAACGGAAGCTTCTGATTGGACGCTCTGGAGTCTGCACTATCTGTCCGTCAGAGGCGGAGCGCTGGATGAACTGATGCTGCTGAGATAAAAATGGTTTGGCAGCCGTGGCcaggatgaatggatgaacaGGGACAGTGTGTTGTGGTGATGGAGGTGAATGAGGGATAAGGGTGGTGGCTGAGCTGAGTCAAACTGGAAATTGTTTCAGCCTCATTCAGCTGATGAATTTATCCAGAACAAGCTCAACCATAACTGTAGCCTGTTGTTAAGATACAAGTTAtctcatcagtgttatcatttATCAGTTCTGCAGcacaatatgtcaacaagtacATTTCTCTCCCTCAGGATGTCATTACTGTCTCACATTAGCTAAAGTAgtgatgatgctgatgatgatgatgatgatgatgatgatacctaaataagaagaaagtaaaataagaaaataggCTATATTTTTATTTGCCTCCCAAAATGACCCGTATAACCGTTTAAAAATGACTTATGAGTGTTTTCTGCTCTGCCACCTCTACAGCTGTGGTAAAAGTTGATTGCACGATGTaatggctatagaataatgacaccatagGCTTTAAAGCCGCATATCCAACAAACATGTTCGATATAGAGCCTTAGAATCGTACATAACCAGTATGGCTATGTACCTAAACTCTTAATCTGTTTGCAGACAGTACTTCTAATTGTAGGTAGGGTTGTTACAAGATGGTATTAACTGTGTCAGTGGTCCTTGCAGCTCTTGCCATATTTCCTTTTCCCCGACAATACAGGTTAATGTCTGAACTTTGTTGATCATCCATAGGACAGGGTAGTTTTTGTCTCAGTCAAATGGGATATTGAAATGTAGGGGCTTTGTGGTCTGTGCATTGAGTCCTTGTCAAGTGATGAGTGATGATTTCCTCTTGTctaatcaacagactgcagtgtttataGCTCCACTTTTTAGAATTGGATCAATGTGCTAGGTACATCAACAGAGTGGTGACGAAAAAACGGGACAGGATAGAATGATTGCTTTGTTACTGTCGACAACTTTTGacaatggaaatgcaaaaataatcGTTCCAATGTGtaataaactgaactgaaccggaCTGCTTTGTGGTATAAGCCTTGCTTTCACTATGCAGTTTTCTCTGCCACTGGGTACGATTTCCCGACAAAAAAATGAAGACTTAATTTACAGCCCAAAGGAAGTGTGTCAAACATTAAGCAAGAATATCAGGAAGAGGGTAGCACTTACAAAAGTTATCTTATGGCACTTTTTATATAGTACAGGTATAAACCATACTATTTAATTTACAAAGACCTAATATTTCCCTGAGGAGCAAGCACTTGGGTGGTGAGAAAAAATGTCCTTTCAACAAGCAGAAGCCTTGAACAGAACCAGACACGAGGTGGGCAGCCATCTGCCTCAACTGGTTGGGTTGAGAAattacaagaaaacaaaaagtgatCCGGTTGTCGCACAACAGCTATGctgagcaggtcctcttccataAAGTCCATTatattgtttctacagtagcccagaacagacaaaccaaaccaacacggtctcactccaaagtcattgaaatcgggcgcttgggcagtgacttccagcactGGACACCAATGAAAAAGCACAGGTAGGACACAGAATGCATCACTGTCTCCAGTGACTAAGATGGACACGTTGAATACCTGTCCATCCAACTGGTTCCCTCAGAGTTTTTCCATTGCTTACAGCATGCTGTGCTCCTTTCACCTTTCCGTCAGAAAAATAGTCATAATTCGAATGACCACAACAGTTTGATTGTaaggaaaatgtaaatatgtgttGTTTTAGGCAAATAATccatgctgccatcttgctgGAACAAGAACAATCTTGCTGGAGAGTCCTCCTTACTTGTCTGTTGAAAGTCAGTCTAAGCAGTGAGGTTACTTCCTATAAAGACTATATTTTGCATCACTGGTATCCACACAATTCATATCTACATCATCATCACATTGGAATCTGACTGTCCAGTTTTCAGCTGCCAGACTCAAGCAAATGATTTTCAAACTAGAATCTCGTGAAATCAGTGTAGATAAAACATCAGATGTTAGTTTCTGTTCAGAGGGATGAAGTCACACTGATGGATGGGTGCTACAGATGGAAAGTCCTTATGTAGCATTGACAAGGGCCGATGCATGATGGGAAACAAACACCAAACATGCCTACCTTGCAGTTTTTCCACCAGTACTTGTTCTTGAGTTTGGCGGCGCTGCTCTCAAACTGCGAGGCTCCGGCCTGCAGGGCGTCGGCTCGGTCGTCCAGCTCCGACAGCTTCTGATCTCTCTCCAGGACTTTGTCCACATTCACACGCATGATGTCCACCACCTGTCAGACAACAAAACCTTTCAAAACACCTTTCAATAATCTTAAATCATTGATCATTTTAGTGtctcatttttccttttttcattcattgtagcctgattttattttaaaagtgcaTTCCTTTGTCTCCGAGCAGTTTCCTCACCTCGTCCACCTGTGCTTGTGTCTGCTGCAGTCGTCTGTTGCTGGTGAGGTTTGGGGCTGGAGCTGGAGGGCCCCCCTCCCCCTCTGGGGCCCCGGGAGTACCTGCTTCTGGAGTggacctgcagacagacagggcATGTGAGACAGAGGAATAACCATAAACtatcattaaaacaacatttcaagttcagttcagtctgaatttatttatttatttattttgttttttgcactTTGGCCATAAGTGGCAGTTACATGGATGCTGAAGCATAGCTCAGTAATGTCTTAGTGTTGTCACAAGTATCAATTTATCAATAAATATTGATTCTGAATATCTGAAACagtttcaatactcattttccTCAGTATTAATACACCAGTACCAGCTGCGCtttcttattgttaatgtttagtGTTAATTGGGGGTCAGCgtttcgatccccggctcctccagtccacatgttgaagtatccttgggcaagatattgaaccccaaattgctcccaatggctgttccctTGGTGTGTAATTAAGTTTGAGTGTTTAAAATTTGTCACCAAAGGCATCAAAGATCAAATCCAATATCACATTAGATATGTACTTTTATTTGTCCCTGTGGGGAAACTGGTTTATCACACAATTACAAAGTCAACATAATGAAAGTCACAcatccccaaaaatcatcaatagACATACATAGAGATAACACACATTCATATGCCCATACAAATACAGGAGGGGGGACAGACCAGACTAGCTGGACATGTTTTGGGACAGGGACAAAGTGGCCATAGTGCATGGGATTAGCTGCTAGTGCATTACCTGTTTAAAAACTTATTGGTGTGTGGAACaaatgaaaactttatttttagtgTATCATCGCCCAAATGGCAATAGATGAAGATAGAAGGCAAGGGAGTTACTCTGGTTACCCATaatgttgtttgtctttgtctctgtacaTGCATTCCATACTCAGGAAAGTAATTCCTAatactgttgtttttctgtgccTCTGTAGCATTACTAACCCAGCTGATGATGCAGAAGGATAAAACGCTTTCAGTAAAAGCACAGTAAAACATTCTGAACATTCTGTTGTGGACATTAAAAGATCGCAGCTTCTTTAGAAAGTACATTCTTTGTCGTGTCTTAGTGCTTCTGACGTCAGTGCACAGGTCGTGCTTGTAGGCAGGCACAATGCCAAGGTACTTGTAGTCTGTCACAGTTGTTATTGGCTTCCCATTGATAAAAGTCGGGACAGAGGATTGCAGCCTCCTGAAATCTTTTTTTATAATTTCCTTTGTTTTAGAGGTGTTCAGATCGTGTAGCTGCCCCAAGGTTTTGGAGTAGCCTTCCACTCTCCATCAAAtgacacttttaagacaaatcttttaatattaatgtcattttaatattttggtgTTTTATAATCTTTTTACATAATTGTTCTTAtcgttttattctgttttacatttgtgtacatgttatatttctatatatttgtgtgtcactcttttaatttgtacagcactttggtcaactgcagttgtttttaaatgtgctatataaataaacttga
This genomic window contains:
- the LOC125904511 gene encoding vesicle-associated membrane protein 2-like: MSTPEAGTPGAPEGEGGPPAPAPNLTSNRRLQQTQAQVDEVVDIMRVNVDKVLERDQKLSELDDRADALQAGASQFESSAAKLKNKYWWKNCKMMIIMAVVGVICFGVIFLYFFY